Proteins encoded in a region of the Mucilaginibacter sabulilitoris genome:
- a CDS encoding TraG family conjugative transposon ATPase, whose amino-acid sequence MASNRKKKEFKLPYLAVVDEILYGENGDLSMTFSIRNPVIRYAADTASYYAYHHLLGNLIKILGEGYILQKEDIFFRSSYQGKCNGEFLQQKYNEHFEGRVYTQIRTYLTVTRRVKRDAFYVYDPKVLTAFRRHQEKIMDLLKDADLEPQILSQQQINRLMAQTLGMEFTGQPPVWDNLICGERQIDMGSKAIRSISLVDTDEINLPAQVSTYKFKDHDKGIFQELPEDNLAFLYQVPDYCCMIYNQVIEIPPQQATLHKLQLKRKRHSGVPDPANNLCVADIDQLLVEVARDGQPVVNVHYNLVICAESALLDKAANFVEASLFQQGIVPNRNAYNQLELFQAALPGNAVALKKYDWLLTTCDAALCYFFKERLPESEISDFVIRFTDRQGIPICIDPSDLAMQSGRISNRSKFCLGGSGTGKSFFMCALLEQYMLYNMDVVIIDTGHSYSGLCAYYQGKYITWTENNPITMNPFAISAAEFNIEKKDFLCTLVGLLWKGADGTLNSVEYDVISQVINSYYFTYFNTSLRSGGLSFDTFYEFAVKQIPQIKEEEQVPFDLDEFRYVLKKFYKGGEYQAVLNEAADDSLMGERFIVFEIDNIKENRVLFPVVTLIIMDVFLQKMRHREFQRKALIVEEAWKAVSSPLMADYLLYLYKTVRKFWGEAIVVTQELGDILGNAVIKDSILANSDTICLLDQGKFRQNYAEVAKLLSLSKIEEQKIFTINQLDNRAGRGRFKEVYIKRGTVGEVYGVEVSIYQYLTYTTEKPEKLALQTYVKAHGSYQAALEAFVSDMQQSGLTLDAFVTGLNQAKTLQHG is encoded by the coding sequence ATGGCCAGCAACCGCAAAAAAAAGGAATTTAAATTACCTTATCTGGCAGTGGTCGACGAGATACTGTACGGCGAAAACGGGGATTTGTCTATGACCTTCAGCATCCGTAATCCAGTTATTCGATATGCAGCGGATACAGCATCCTATTATGCATATCATCATTTGCTAGGAAATTTGATTAAAATACTTGGCGAGGGCTATATCCTGCAGAAAGAAGATATTTTTTTCAGGTCTTCATATCAAGGCAAATGTAATGGGGAATTTCTTCAGCAGAAATATAATGAACATTTTGAAGGCAGGGTTTACACGCAGATTCGTACCTATCTGACCGTCACCAGGCGGGTAAAAAGAGACGCCTTCTATGTTTATGACCCAAAGGTTTTGACAGCATTCAGACGACACCAAGAAAAGATCATGGACCTGCTCAAGGATGCAGATTTAGAACCACAAATACTCTCTCAACAGCAGATAAACCGGCTAATGGCCCAAACCCTGGGCATGGAATTTACTGGACAGCCACCTGTTTGGGATAATCTAATTTGCGGTGAGCGTCAGATTGACATGGGTTCGAAAGCAATACGCAGCATCAGCCTGGTGGACACCGATGAGATCAACCTGCCGGCGCAGGTGAGTACTTACAAGTTCAAGGATCATGACAAAGGCATCTTTCAGGAGCTTCCGGAAGACAATCTGGCCTTTCTATATCAGGTGCCTGATTATTGCTGCATGATTTACAACCAGGTGATCGAAATACCCCCGCAGCAGGCGACGCTGCATAAGCTTCAGCTCAAACGTAAACGACATTCCGGGGTGCCGGATCCTGCTAATAACCTGTGTGTAGCAGATATCGATCAATTGCTCGTCGAGGTGGCCCGTGATGGCCAGCCGGTGGTCAATGTTCATTATAATCTGGTGATTTGTGCAGAATCTGCCTTGTTAGATAAAGCGGCCAATTTTGTTGAAGCCTCACTTTTCCAACAAGGCATTGTACCAAACCGGAATGCCTACAATCAGTTGGAATTGTTCCAGGCGGCGCTACCGGGTAATGCAGTGGCGCTCAAAAAATATGATTGGTTGCTGACCACTTGTGATGCGGCCCTGTGCTATTTCTTTAAAGAGCGGCTGCCGGAAAGCGAGATTTCGGATTTTGTGATTCGTTTTACTGACCGCCAGGGCATACCCATATGTATAGACCCTTCGGATCTGGCGATGCAATCCGGGCGTATCAGCAACCGTTCAAAGTTTTGCTTGGGCGGGTCAGGTACGGGAAAATCCTTTTTTATGTGCGCACTGTTGGAGCAATATATGCTTTACAACATGGATGTGGTCATCATAGACACCGGTCATTCTTATTCGGGGCTCTGTGCTTATTATCAGGGTAAATATATTACCTGGACGGAAAATAATCCTATTACGATGAATCCGTTCGCCATTAGCGCGGCGGAGTTCAATATTGAAAAAAAGGACTTCCTGTGCACCTTAGTAGGTCTGCTTTGGAAAGGCGCCGATGGAACGCTGAATAGCGTGGAGTATGATGTGATTTCGCAGGTGATCAACAGCTATTATTTTACCTATTTCAATACCAGTTTGCGGTCAGGTGGCCTGAGCTTTGATACATTTTATGAATTCGCCGTCAAACAAATACCACAAATCAAGGAAGAGGAACAGGTACCTTTCGACCTGGATGAATTTCGTTATGTGCTTAAAAAGTTCTATAAAGGCGGTGAGTATCAGGCCGTGTTAAACGAGGCCGCAGATGATTCGTTAATGGGTGAACGCTTTATCGTCTTTGAAATCGATAACATCAAAGAAAACCGGGTTCTTTTTCCTGTGGTAACGCTTATCATTATGGATGTATTCCTTCAAAAGATGCGGCACCGTGAGTTTCAGCGGAAGGCTTTGATTGTCGAGGAAGCATGGAAGGCAGTTTCCTCACCACTTATGGCAGACTATCTGCTTTATCTTTACAAGACGGTTCGCAAGTTTTGGGGAGAGGCTATCGTGGTCACCCAGGAGCTTGGTGACATTCTCGGTAATGCCGTCATCAAGGACAGTATTCTAGCCAATTCGGACACTATTTGCCTGCTTGATCAGGGGAAGTTCCGGCAGAATTACGCAGAAGTCGCCAAACTGCTGTCTTTGTCGAAAATCGAGGAGCAAAAGATTTTTACCATCAATCAATTGGACAACCGAGCGGGTAGGGGCCGCTTTAAAGAAGTATACATCAAAAGAGGAACCGTTGGCGAAGTTTACGGAGTAGAAGTTTCCATTTACCAATACCTTACCTATACCACCGAAAAGCCTGAAAAGCTAGCCTTACAAACCTACGTAAAAGCCCACGGAAGCTATCAGGCAGCCCTGGAGGCTTTTGTATCCGACATGCAGCAAAGCGGTTTAACACTGGACGCTTTTGTGACGGGCCTTAATCAGGCCAAAACGCTGCAGCACGGATGA
- a CDS encoding DUF4134 domain-containing protein: MKEKINKLLTWIVLAAVLLPQRNVYADGTTGINAATSSLTAYVDPVSTLILAIGAVVGLIGGIRVYIKWNAGDQDINKELMSWGGSCLFLVLVSVVIKAFFGV; this comes from the coding sequence ATGAAAGAAAAGATCAACAAGTTGCTCACATGGATCGTGCTTGCAGCAGTTTTATTACCCCAGCGCAATGTTTATGCGGACGGGACAACCGGCATTAATGCAGCGACATCGTCGTTGACGGCTTATGTAGATCCGGTATCTACGCTGATTCTGGCTATCGGGGCTGTAGTAGGTCTGATCGGAGGAATCCGCGTATACATCAAATGGAATGCTGGTGATCAGGATATCAACAAGGAACTGATGTCATGGGGCGGCTCTTGCTTATTTTTGGTATTGGTTTCTGTTGTGATCAAAGCCTTTTTCGGCGTATGA
- a CDS encoding DUF4133 domain-containing protein encodes MMKTSYPVYKGLQQPLVYRGFKGRFIAWGIASLVIGLVTGGLIGTLTSMYFGGFLTILLIVGGLGLTFQRQKAGLYAKSRATGVFIHPVKLKLRYGQQPQKKGI; translated from the coding sequence ATGATGAAGACATCATACCCGGTGTATAAGGGCCTGCAACAGCCGCTGGTCTACCGTGGCTTTAAAGGGCGGTTCATCGCCTGGGGTATAGCATCCCTGGTAATAGGTTTGGTTACCGGCGGTCTGATCGGAACATTAACCTCCATGTATTTCGGCGGCTTTCTGACCATTTTACTCATCGTCGGGGGGCTGGGATTAACGTTTCAAAGACAAAAGGCCGGTCTTTATGCCAAAAGCCGGGCTACCGGCGTATTTATTCATCCCGTAAAACTCAAATTGAGATATGGCCAGCAACCGCAAAAAAAAGGAATTTAA
- a CDS encoding relaxase/mobilization nuclease domain-containing protein: MAIVKILKSAQSFKGVRYNTDKVELDRGELMLVNNFEALQAIGLVQPGDYVNYLNAVTNRNRLIKSLQFHAIISCKAREKNKQELTELAQKWLDQMGYAKNPYLLIYHKDTKNNHIHMISSRVDKQGKLIDFGFTYIKAVEILNRLTDHHEKLEAERDVALALSYEFSLKHQFELIMRSLGYTCSRKENKLVLYKFGRRLAEVEDQRIDERTAAYKNNPQRQLAISIIINTHKKTLDAGLYKNKSFHWLPARQRIFTSTLATTLYQRLGIQFFFHQKAGCKPSDFTIIDHPSASVFRSDEIMTLDELVMPLSQMNSPQAPLSWQPDARTLAWDQREWMALHIDIADDVDDEAVYGKNRKRKSNDKLKAISR; encoded by the coding sequence ATGGCGATAGTGAAAATTTTAAAGAGCGCGCAGAGCTTCAAAGGGGTACGTTACAACACCGACAAGGTAGAATTGGACCGTGGTGAGTTGATGCTGGTTAACAATTTTGAGGCACTACAGGCCATCGGGTTGGTACAACCAGGCGATTATGTCAATTACTTGAATGCCGTTACGAACCGAAACCGCCTCATCAAATCGCTCCAGTTTCACGCGATCATTTCTTGCAAAGCAAGGGAAAAAAACAAACAGGAACTGACGGAATTGGCGCAAAAATGGCTGGATCAAATGGGATACGCTAAAAATCCTTATTTACTGATTTATCACAAGGATACTAAAAATAATCATATTCATATGATCTCTTCCAGGGTCGATAAACAAGGCAAGTTGATCGATTTTGGTTTTACCTATATCAAAGCGGTCGAAATTTTAAACAGGTTGACTGACCACCATGAAAAGCTTGAGGCAGAAAGGGACGTAGCGCTGGCGCTCTCCTATGAATTTTCTCTGAAACATCAATTTGAATTGATCATGCGGTCTTTAGGCTACACTTGTTCTCGGAAAGAAAATAAACTGGTGCTTTACAAATTTGGACGAAGACTTGCCGAGGTGGAAGATCAAAGGATCGATGAACGGACGGCGGCATATAAAAACAATCCGCAGCGGCAGCTTGCCATAAGCATCATTATTAATACCCACAAAAAAACCTTGGATGCCGGGCTGTATAAAAATAAAAGCTTTCACTGGCTGCCCGCCAGACAAAGGATCTTTACATCAACGCTGGCAACAACACTTTATCAAAGACTAGGGATACAATTTTTTTTTCATCAAAAAGCAGGGTGTAAACCCTCCGACTTCACCATCATTGATCACCCTTCGGCCAGCGTTTTCCGTAGCGATGAGATCATGACACTGGATGAATTGGTTATGCCGTTAAGCCAAATGAATTCACCTCAGGCGCCGCTCTCATGGCAGCCGGATGCCCGGACCCTGGCCTGGGATCAGCGGGAATGGATGGCCCTGCATATCGATATTGCGGATGATGTGGATGATGAGGCCGTTTACGGTAAAAACAGAAAACGCAAAAGTAATGACAAATTAAAAGCAATAAGCAGATGA
- a CDS encoding toprim domain-containing protein, which produces MTNFIDVQVLRDSISLVELLARLGYEPFKKSGKELMYFSMLRSAENTPSLCVNEELGVWYDHGTGKGGTMIEFAKAYWQGLSFVEILDRIRQAADLSIDNASRKTSPERNRDQRPRAPVKIPHYLVEQVKDLGNNPAITAYLQYRNIWHVAGNQLKEVYYYVEDEKKNRKQFFAAGWQNENGGWEVRNKYFKGCLGRKGMSFIGTKDQRDLVLFEGYVNYLSWLTEHQKKAPKNILVLNSLSFLTAAIERSRHFEHVEVYFDHDPAGIQATEKLLKTLPHATDQSGIYQQYNDYNEKLMTEGVDTSRLWSNGANALQSSPDSDRCI; this is translated from the coding sequence ATGACAAATTTTATCGATGTTCAGGTACTTCGGGACAGCATATCTCTTGTTGAGCTGTTAGCTCGTCTTGGGTATGAGCCGTTTAAAAAATCAGGCAAGGAACTGATGTATTTCAGTATGTTACGTTCAGCAGAGAACACGCCGTCATTATGCGTTAATGAGGAACTGGGTGTATGGTATGATCATGGTACAGGCAAAGGTGGGACCATGATAGAATTCGCAAAAGCATACTGGCAGGGGCTTTCCTTTGTGGAGATTTTGGACAGGATCAGACAGGCAGCCGATCTGTCAATCGATAACGCTTCCAGAAAGACCTCACCGGAAAGAAACCGCGATCAGCGCCCCCGTGCACCTGTAAAAATTCCGCATTACCTAGTCGAGCAGGTCAAAGACCTTGGAAATAATCCTGCCATCACCGCTTATCTGCAATACCGGAATATATGGCATGTTGCTGGTAATCAGCTGAAAGAAGTATATTATTATGTAGAGGATGAAAAGAAAAACAGAAAACAGTTCTTTGCAGCCGGCTGGCAGAATGAAAATGGCGGTTGGGAAGTCCGAAACAAATATTTCAAAGGCTGCCTGGGCAGAAAAGGAATGTCTTTTATTGGTACTAAAGACCAACGCGATCTGGTCCTTTTTGAAGGCTATGTGAATTATCTTAGCTGGCTAACGGAACATCAGAAAAAGGCGCCAAAAAATATCCTGGTACTCAACTCGCTGTCCTTTTTAACTGCAGCCATTGAACGCAGTCGTCATTTTGAACATGTTGAAGTCTATTTCGACCACGACCCGGCAGGCATACAGGCTACGGAGAAGTTGCTGAAAACATTGCCCCATGCCACCGATCAATCGGGCATTTATCAGCAATACAATGATTATAACGAAAAACTGATGACTGAGGGGGTAGATACCAGCAGGTTATGGTCAAATGGGGCCAATGCGTTACAATCAAGTCCGGATTCTGACCGGTGCATATAA
- a CDS encoding sensor histidine kinase, whose product MAAVTILKGGLDYFTLINSEPKEQFWPTFKTYLGLNVFRSLYYLILSTVVWSAFNLGRFRRNANEALFKNAITEKANAELKFEYAEAQNAFLKQQINPHLLFNTLNAIYSSVYINSPQDSKVILLLSDIMRFSYKKADPKGRVPLKDELLQLRNLIKLNSYRFQKTFELEFNIVGHPAEFSIIPLVLITLTENMFKHGDLRVPPHSLEITINPDGHLRYITQNVPKARGNDNENTHVGLNNTRLRLDYAYPNNYELQITEAGDLFSLELNINLTYERNNN is encoded by the coding sequence ATGGCTGCGGTTACCATACTTAAAGGCGGATTAGATTATTTTACCCTTATTAATTCAGAGCCTAAAGAGCAGTTTTGGCCAACTTTCAAAACTTATTTAGGTCTTAATGTGTTTCGAAGCTTATATTATCTAATTCTCTCGACCGTCGTGTGGTCAGCTTTCAATCTTGGCCGATTCCGGCGAAACGCAAATGAAGCATTATTCAAAAACGCCATAACAGAGAAAGCCAATGCCGAACTAAAATTCGAATATGCTGAAGCTCAAAACGCTTTCCTTAAACAACAAATCAATCCACATTTATTATTCAATACGCTAAATGCGATTTATAGTTCGGTTTATATAAACTCACCCCAAGATTCGAAAGTAATTCTATTGCTTTCCGATATAATGCGTTTTAGCTACAAGAAAGCAGACCCTAAGGGTCGGGTACCATTGAAAGATGAACTCTTACAGCTGAGGAATCTTATTAAATTAAATTCCTATCGATTCCAAAAAACCTTTGAATTAGAGTTCAATATCGTTGGTCACCCGGCTGAGTTTTCTATCATTCCATTGGTCTTAATCACCCTAACTGAAAACATGTTCAAACACGGTGATCTAAGGGTTCCGCCGCACAGCCTTGAGATAACGATAAACCCAGATGGACATTTGCGTTATATTACTCAGAATGTCCCCAAAGCGCGCGGCAATGACAACGAGAATACACATGTCGGCCTCAACAATACCAGACTTCGGCTTGATTACGCTTATCCCAATAATTACGAACTTCAGATAACAGAGGCCGGTGACCTTTTTAGCCTGGAACTTAATATAAATTTAACCTATGAACGTAACAATAATTGA
- the traK gene encoding conjugative transposon protein TraK: MIIKNIESKIRLATFLSAGSLITLILVALIVSFFAYKQVSNARKTIYILDEHSQPLLARQTDVAMNRAVEYRSDIARFHSLFFTLTPDDKFIENQMKQAMYLVDESGALEYNNLKEKGFFNSVMSSSAVLTIRMDSIYLDKARKYFRYYATQRIDRRSSTITRSLVTEGYLRDLEVRSDNNPHAVLITRWKTLENKDLENVQKNTF; this comes from the coding sequence ATGATCATCAAAAACATTGAATCCAAAATCAGGCTGGCGACTTTTTTGTCGGCCGGCAGTTTGATTACTTTAATCCTGGTTGCACTGATCGTTAGCTTTTTTGCCTATAAGCAGGTTAGTAACGCCCGAAAAACGATATACATACTGGATGAGCACAGCCAGCCTTTACTGGCCAGGCAAACCGATGTGGCCATGAACCGGGCCGTGGAGTACCGATCGGATATCGCCCGTTTTCATTCGCTGTTCTTTACCCTGACGCCAGATGATAAGTTTATCGAAAATCAGATGAAACAAGCCATGTATCTGGTTGATGAGAGCGGAGCGCTCGAATACAACAACCTGAAAGAAAAAGGTTTTTTTAATTCGGTGATGTCTTCCAGTGCGGTCTTGACGATCCGGATGGATTCTATATATCTGGATAAGGCGCGCAAATACTTTCGTTATTACGCCACCCAGCGAATCGACAGGAGGAGTTCAACGATAACCCGTTCGCTGGTGACCGAAGGCTACCTGAGGGATTTGGAGGTAAGATCCGATAATAACCCTCATGCTGTACTGATCACCCGTTGGAAAACATTGGAAAATAAAGACCTTGAAAATGTCCAGAAAAACACCTTTTAA
- a CDS encoding DUF4134 family protein gives MDRPVLRFLGIFFLLMISFSGFAQPGINEFNQVRTTVRQWYFGLSDLAAIMGAISGMIGGLRVYVCWQTGRHHIDAQVMGWLFACIFLSIISVVLRTLFGI, from the coding sequence ATGGACAGACCAGTATTGCGGTTCTTAGGGATCTTCTTTTTGCTGATGATATCTTTTTCAGGCTTTGCCCAACCTGGGATCAATGAATTTAACCAGGTCAGAACAACTGTCCGCCAATGGTATTTTGGCCTTTCTGATCTGGCAGCGATCATGGGGGCAATCAGCGGAATGATAGGTGGTCTTCGGGTATATGTCTGCTGGCAGACAGGCAGGCATCACATTGACGCCCAGGTCATGGGCTGGTTATTCGCCTGTATTTTCCTTTCCATCATTAGCGTTGTCCTGCGGACGCTGTTCGGCATATGA
- a CDS encoding LytR/AlgR family response regulator transcription factor: MNVTIIDDEPPAITLLSAYIQRTKFLVLHSTFTDPVDAIYVYNSSNPPQLTFLDIEMPGMNGLEFARLIASKSQIIIISSFRNYGPEAFDLSAVDYLLKPFSYDRFLDAIKKASTNTLTPSSRDFFFVRTETKGKYVRIDLPDIVFIESDDNIVHITTSFGQTTAMNKLIDVQAWLPTDIFSRVHRSYIINLNQVHAVDKGQIILKNEKVIPIGRQYKEQFMTDLHHLTITGRL; the protein is encoded by the coding sequence ATGAACGTAACAATAATTGACGATGAACCGCCAGCAATTACCTTACTTTCTGCATACATTCAAAGAACGAAATTTTTGGTTCTGCATTCAACATTTACAGATCCAGTAGATGCCATATACGTCTACAATTCATCCAATCCACCGCAGCTTACCTTTCTCGATATAGAAATGCCAGGAATGAACGGCCTGGAATTTGCAAGGCTCATTGCTTCAAAAAGCCAGATCATTATAATTTCTTCTTTTCGAAATTACGGGCCTGAAGCTTTCGACTTATCGGCAGTTGACTACCTTTTAAAACCATTTTCCTATGATCGTTTTCTCGACGCTATAAAAAAGGCTTCAACTAATACCCTAACTCCGTCGTCCCGAGATTTCTTTTTCGTACGCACCGAAACCAAAGGAAAGTACGTTCGAATTGACTTGCCTGATATCGTTTTTATTGAAAGCGACGATAACATTGTTCACATTACAACTTCTTTCGGCCAAACAACCGCAATGAACAAACTTATAGATGTCCAGGCCTGGCTTCCCACCGACATTTTTTCAAGAGTTCACCGGTCCTATATCATAAACCTCAACCAGGTTCATGCAGTCGACAAAGGTCAGATAATATTAAAGAACGAAAAAGTTATCCCGATCGGACGTCAATATAAAGAACAGTTTATGACAGACCTTCATCATCTAACCATCACCGGCCGCTTATAA
- a CDS encoding ParA family protein, translated as MIILIGNQKGGTGKSTLVLLLANYLTHVKKRKVRVIDMDDQQQLVAKAERAKILENMPPYPVIPALGEVNLSLNFLAKHQGEIILIDLPPKLADGLIPLLTRAAIVFCPFSYDEFSVSPTLLFAIVIRKINPGLPLVFIPNRIKTSVHYETKLEVDKALQSFGGVTPALADKVDFQRITTFHTPMSLHALTLPILELIYEHYILKYEK; from the coding sequence ATGATTATATTAATTGGAAATCAGAAAGGAGGAACTGGTAAAAGTACATTGGTATTGCTCCTGGCTAATTATTTGACCCATGTAAAAAAGCGCAAGGTAAGGGTTATAGACATGGACGATCAGCAGCAACTGGTCGCTAAGGCCGAGCGTGCAAAGATACTGGAAAATATGCCCCCTTACCCCGTCATCCCAGCGCTCGGGGAGGTTAATCTTTCGCTGAATTTTTTAGCAAAACATCAGGGAGAGATCATACTGATTGATCTGCCCCCAAAGTTGGCGGATGGGCTGATTCCGTTACTTACCCGCGCTGCCATTGTTTTCTGTCCTTTTTCTTATGATGAGTTTTCGGTTTCCCCAACTTTGCTTTTTGCTATTGTTATCCGGAAAATCAATCCCGGTTTACCTTTGGTTTTCATACCTAATCGTATCAAAACATCTGTGCACTATGAAACCAAACTCGAGGTGGACAAGGCGCTCCAATCGTTTGGCGGTGTGACACCTGCATTGGCTGACAAAGTAGATTTTCAGCGCATCACCACCTTTCATACACCGATGAGCCTGCATGCCCTAACCTTGCCTATACTGGAACTTATCTATGAGCATTATATCCTCAAATACGAAAAATAA
- a CDS encoding helix-turn-helix domain-containing protein, which translates to MPAQYKDKESLALIREKLWERAKSSGITLADVQDRTNFSYSQVYRLLRGKNNFSFSHFIAVCKALEVQPLDILNFEISLPKYPPVRRVRKQNS; encoded by the coding sequence ATGCCGGCCCAGTATAAAGACAAGGAATCTTTAGCGTTGATTAGGGAGAAGCTTTGGGAAAGGGCCAAGTCTTCCGGCATCACTTTGGCAGACGTTCAGGATCGTACTAATTTCAGTTACAGCCAGGTTTACAGGCTGCTTCGCGGCAAAAACAATTTTTCATTTAGCCATTTTATCGCCGTATGCAAAGCACTCGAGGTACAGCCGCTTGATATTCTGAATTTTGAAATTTCACTTCCGAAATACCCTCCGGTGCGTAGGGTAAGAAAACAAAATTCGTAA
- a CDS encoding plasmid transfer protein, which produces MRFLNTTTSLAAGAYAVPVSDSFKDTFNFLQGNGVYEEGMMHFLKQMKNTVWTHYDVFTNDAQALSCIFMLIFFAIKSYEMMSGDKKLEIMPLLRPFSLVMIILWWSPFTRVVAYPTDLIALRTESLFDGNQTAVNDLRIQRASLMATVADQLLTVEAQTETAKKEADTWYENAWQSVSSSVKEGFADIWNPIVEMRNRLQVNLQLLFTSLLETLALWLLRICVYVIFMIQIIFSTILIILGPFAVAVSILPAFRDSFSTWVARFVSVNLYSGVAYLVMYVASLFQQYAMEAEISRYRELVGTTGANLEKLGWFAGNGILSFGIVIITFIIGALTMLTVPSISTWIVSTSGITSATSTMGRGASQLSRMMTRILIKG; this is translated from the coding sequence ATGCGATTTTTAAACACCACAACTTCTCTTGCCGCAGGAGCCTATGCAGTGCCGGTTTCAGATTCTTTTAAAGACACCTTTAATTTTCTTCAGGGCAACGGTGTATACGAGGAAGGAATGATGCATTTTCTTAAACAAATGAAAAATACTGTCTGGACGCATTATGACGTCTTCACTAACGACGCCCAGGCGCTTTCCTGCATTTTCATGCTGATCTTTTTTGCTATCAAATCCTATGAGATGATGTCCGGAGATAAAAAGCTGGAGATCATGCCCCTGCTGCGGCCATTCTCCCTGGTCATGATCATCCTCTGGTGGTCGCCTTTTACCCGTGTGGTGGCTTACCCTACAGACCTGATAGCGCTTCGTACCGAATCCCTGTTCGATGGCAATCAGACTGCTGTAAACGACCTCCGAATACAACGGGCTAGCCTGATGGCCACCGTCGCCGATCAGCTGCTCACCGTTGAGGCCCAAACCGAGACGGCCAAGAAAGAGGCGGATACCTGGTACGAAAATGCCTGGCAATCGGTCAGTTCATCGGTCAAGGAAGGCTTCGCTGATATCTGGAATCCTATTGTCGAAATGCGCAATCGCTTGCAGGTGAATCTGCAGTTGTTGTTCACCTCGCTCCTGGAAACACTGGCCTTGTGGCTTCTGCGCATCTGCGTATATGTGATCTTTATGATCCAGATCATTTTTTCCACCATACTGATCATTTTAGGTCCCTTTGCGGTAGCAGTCAGCATTCTGCCGGCTTTCAGGGATTCTTTCAGCACCTGGGTAGCGCGTTTCGTTTCGGTCAACCTATATTCCGGAGTAGCCTATCTGGTCATGTATGTGGCTTCGCTGTTTCAGCAGTATGCCATGGAGGCAGAGATTAGCCGTTACCGGGAACTGGTAGGCACCACTGGCGCCAATCTGGAAAAGCTCGGTTGGTTCGCGGGTAATGGCATCCTGTCTTTTGGTATCGTGATCATCACTTTTATCATTGGGGCCCTGACCATGCTCACCGTTCCCAGTATCTCCACCTGGATCGTATCTACTTCGGGTATTACCTCGGCGACCTCTACCATGGGCCGGGGTGCCTCCCAGCTCTCACGCATGATGACCCGCATACTGATAAAGGGTTAA